Genomic segment of Rattus norvegicus strain BN/NHsdMcwi chromosome 7, GRCr8, whole genome shotgun sequence:
TGCTTGGGATGGAAGCCAGGAGTTCATGTATGTTAGGCaagctctacccactgagcaacaGCCACAGCCTATCCTCCACCCAGGTTCTTatgtcatgtatgtgtatgttttatatgtcatgtatgtgggtgtgttttATGTCATGTAAACGTGTTTTATGTTACGTGTGTAAtgtcatgtatgtgtttatgtgttatgtgtgttttatgccatgtatgtatgttttatgtcATGCGTGTTTTATATgtcatgtgtttgttttatgtcatgtatgtgtgttatatgccatgtgtgtttgttatatgccatgtatgtgtgtgttttgtcatgcatgtgtgtgttatgtcaCATACGTGTGTTGTTTTatgtcatgtatgtgtatatgttggcACCAGTGCAAGCCACAGTGAATGCATGGAAGTCAGACAGCAGCTAGAAAGTGTGGGTTTCAGTGATCACAACAGGCTTGGTAGCAGGGGCCTTTTCCCActgagctggcctcaaactcagagatcagcctgcctttgcctgccaagtgctgggattctaggtgtgagcaccatgcctgactaccgcattttcatttttttttttttctctttttcggagctggggaccgaacccagggcctcgcgcttgttaggcaagcgctctaccactgagctaaatccccaacccctagtttttgttttttgacaagagtttctctgtgtagtcctggccgCCTTGAAtgcagacatcctcctgcctctgcctctcaagtgctgaggttaacgatgtgtgccagcatgcctggcctatggctggttttgaactcaaagcagccctcctgcctcagcctcccaagtgtggtGGTGGGGTTATGCAGGACCTCCTGTCCCACAAGGTTAAGGGAGCACTGTGGGCCCTTGACTGACAGTGTGGGGCATGATGGGAGAAGGCTCTCAAAGGCTAAGTCACCAGCAGAGTCTGACAGCCTCACTCTGTCCTACTAGGATCCCCACAGCCGGCATGTGGGGCACTGTGGGTGCCGTGGGACTGGTGTGGGTCACGGACTGGCGGCTGATCCTGGACTGGGTGCCGTACATCAATGGCAAGTTTAAGAAGGACGATTaggcagccccctcccccaccacaggCCTCGATGGTGAGTCTGAGTGTTGGGCCTGACTactctgggttggggattttggGGTGGCCTGGACCTCAAACAGGGATTCCTGCGACTTCCCCCAACACCTGGATTCTGGATCCTCCCTCAGCTGCTGGGCTGGCCTTGTTCATGAAGCCGGTACTGAAGAGCCATTGTCAGCTGTGGACATCCAGCAGAGCTGGTGCCTGAGCCCTGGGTAGGATGCAGACACCCACTGTCCAGCTGGGGAGCTGAAGCTGCCCCTTGCCACAGGCCTCTAGGGATACATTGCATGCTGAGGGCATGCACCACTGTGTCCCCATCAAACCACACAAGACTGGATATGTTGCTAATGTTGGTGGCTTGTGTCCAGAATACAGTCCTATTTAGACCACccagcttgtgtatgtgtgtacacatatgtatgagCCTGCACacgtatggaggccagagagcaaGATGCGGaaccttcctctctctgccttgaaacaaggtctctcactgaccagAAATTTGCCACTTTGGCTTGGTTCTGTCTAGCCAGCACCTTCCCAGGGTCTGCCTGTCCCTTGCCACCTTGTCCCTGGAGTGCTGGGGCTATAGGTTTTTGTAGCCCTTGGCTTTTGTGGTACTAGAGATTCGAACACAGTTCCTGTCCTTTCACAGCAGGCTCTTAACCGGCCATCT
This window contains:
- the Uqcr11 gene encoding ubiquinol-cytochrome c reductase, complex III subunit XI isoform X1 — encoded protein: MLSRFLGPRYRELAKNWIPTAGMWGTVGAVGLVWVTDWRLILDWVPYINGKFKKDD